The genomic interval GCGCGCTGGAAGATATGGAACGGCTGCGGCGCGGGTTCCAACTGGTGCGGCGCATCACAGCCCAGCCCGCACTGGCGGCATGGGGCGGGCGCGAGCGGTCGGCCCGCGCCCAGAGCGAGCTGGAGCTGGAGCTGCTGCTGCGCGAAACCGCCGACACCGTGTACCACCCGGTGGGCAGTTGCCGCATGGGCCCCGGGGGAAATGGCGAACATATGGACGTAGTCGATGCCCGCCTGCGGGTCCACGGCATGGCCGGGCTGCGGGTGGTGGATGCGTCCATCATGCCCCGCATCGTCAGCGCCAACACCACGGCGGCCACCACCATGCTGGCCGAAAAAGCCGCAGATATGTTGCGCGAGGATGCGGCGCAAAGATGATTTGTTTGGAAGAATGGAGGCTCGACCATCGCACGCATGGTTTATTCCTCTAGCGCCCCATGCACCTCCCCGAACGCCCCCGGCTCAACGCCATCGCTGGCCCCATCTTTGGCGAGTTCCTGCTCGGCTACACCGTCATCATCGCCGGGCTGTGGCTGGCCTCGCACACCTCGGACGGCGCAGCGGGCAGCCTGGGGCTGGCCAACCAGGTGCTGGAAACGCTGTATGTGGTGTTCCGCGTGCTGGCCATCGGCATGGGCGTGGTCATTACCCAGCTGCTGGGCGGCCAGCAGTTCGAACAGGTGCGCCGCACGGCGCTGGCAGGCCTGGGTGCCTGCACCTGGGCGGGCTTGCTGGTGGTGGCGGTGCTGGTGCTGGCCAACGACTGGATTCTGGACCTGCTGAACGCACCCGACGAGATCCTGCCGCTGGTCAGCCCCTATCTGCAACTGCTGGCCCCGGCCGCGCTGCTGGACGGCTACAACCTCACCATGGCCTCCATCCTGCGGGCCCATCTGCACGCCCGCGACTCGCTCAAGGTGATGGTCATCATGCACTGCACCCACCTGGCGCTGGCGGTACCGCTGATGCTGGGCGTCGGCCCGTGGGAAGGGCTGGGGCTGTACGGTTTTGCGGTGGCCCTGTTGATCAGTCGCGCTGTGGGCCTGGGGCTGCACCTGGTGCTATGGCGCAAACGCATGGCCCTGGTGCCCACGGCCCGCCACTGGTGGGTGCTGCAGTGGCGCGTGCTGGGGCCGGTGCTGCGCATCGGCGTACCGGGCGCCAGTGCCGAGCTGGGCTACCGCGCCGCCTTCATGGTGTCGCTGGCCGGGGCCGCGCGCCTGGGCGTGGTGGCGCTGGCCACCCATGCCTACACCCTGCAACTGTTGCGCTACGTGCTGCTGATCAGCCTGGCGATTGGCTGGGCCTGCGAGATCATGGTGGGGCGGCTGGTGGGCGGCGGCCAGTTCAACCAGGCCCATGCCCTGGTCCGCAAGGGCCTGCGCAACGGCCTCATGGCCTCGGGCGGCATGGCGGTGGTGGCGGCGCTGGCCGCGCCCTGGCTGATGCACATCTTCACCAAGGACCCGCACGTCATCCACGCCGCCCAAACCCTGCTGTGGATCGCCGTGGCGCTGGAGACGGGCCGGGCATTCAACCTCATCATCACCGGCGCGCTGCGGGCCACCGGCGACGTGATCTACCCGGTGGCCGCCAGCCTGGGCTCGTTCGCCCTGGTGCTGGGCTGCGGCTCG from Comamonadaceae bacterium OS-1 carries:
- the yeeO gene encoding putative FMN/FAD exporter YeeO; this encodes MHLPERPRLNAIAGPIFGEFLLGYTVIIAGLWLASHTSDGAAGSLGLANQVLETLYVVFRVLAIGMGVVITQLLGGQQFEQVRRTALAGLGACTWAGLLVVAVLVLANDWILDLLNAPDEILPLVSPYLQLLAPAALLDGYNLTMASILRAHLHARDSLKVMVIMHCTHLALAVPLMLGVGPWEGLGLYGFAVALLISRAVGLGLHLVLWRKRMALVPTARHWWVLQWRVLGPVLRIGVPGASAELGYRAAFMVSLAGAARLGVVALATHAYTLQLLRYVLLISLAIGWACEIMVGRLVGGGQFNQAHALVRKGLRNGLMASGGMAVVAALAAPWLMHIFTKDPHVIHAAQTLLWIAVALETGRAFNLIITGALRATGDVIYPVAASLGSFALVLGCGSYFLGRNFGLPGIFIAYAADEWVRGLLMWSRWHWHGWLPHARNSQRRVRRR